The DNA sequence TTATGACTTAACTACAATGCATAACAAAGTTTCAAAAAGGTTGTATATTGGTGGTAATTCTAAAATGTCATCACACAGGACACCATCTTCCAATttcttgtctttttttttttttttttctcttgggTAAGGGTTAAGACATTGAGATATAGATACCTGCTAAACCGTTTTCAGTTCCCTCTATAGCAATAAGAGgataaagaaagaagaagaagaagaagaaactaacttaattacatatttttatgTGGCCTACACAATATAAACCATTCCAACCTCAAGGAGAGACACTGGTGGGACTTTGAGGGCCACATCTGGACCCCGGCAATTCCTCCTCAGGAAATTGTAGCCAAAGTTAATGGCTAGCTTCTTGAACACAGATGAACCTTGCTTTGCCTGAACATGAGAATGTCCCAATATGAATGCAGTTCCAGATTGTTGAGCTTGGTACAGATCTTCCAGCTCCTCTTGCAGCTGCATTTCGATCTCACGACGGCTATCATCTGCTTCTGAACTCTCATCAATGGCAAACCTCACTCTTCTCTCATTTTGACCAACTGCTTCCATCTCTATAACTTCTGTGATACTTTCCACAGTTGGGAAATCAACTGAGACACTAGCTGGCCCAACAGTCTCCTCAATTTCGTAAGTCGGTGCACCAGAGAATGCTACTGTTCCGATCACGGCCAACCTACACTCACTTGACTCATTAGAACGGAAGGCATCATCGTCACTACACGAGTTATCCTGGTGTGCTTGGCACCAATCGTATCTGATAAAGTCTGCAAGCTTTTCCACAAGCTCGGTCTCAAAAGAATCAATGTCCTGATGAACATCCCGGTATCCATATCGAACAATGCACCTGTAGGATCGATGAGCTGCAGGGCCAACACGACCCACAAGGTACCTCTCGGCCGGAGTAACAAAGGGGACAGGTACTGACTTTACGCAGACAAAAACAAGGATGCGATGGAAGGCAGGGAGGTTGGTGACAAAGCGGGAGAAGTTTGCAGGGATACCAGAAGTGAGATCAGTGAAGACTAGACCAATTCCAGGTACTCTGGCAATTCCAAGGCTTGGACCCAAGGCCAGAAGCCATTCCAAAGAGACCTTGTTGTGGAGATCGTATTCGTATTTCTTGATGGTGGCGTAGTGCCAAACAAACATGATGGTCATGAGGAAAAGGGCAAGAAGGATTGGGAACCAAGCTCCTTCAGTGAACTTGGTGAGAGAAGCTGAGAAGTAAAGCAATTCAATGGAGCCGAAAAAAAGAAGGAACAAAATAGCTAAAATAGGGGGCTTATTCCAACAAAGTATTATCACCAAAGAAGTCAGACACGTGGTCACTAGCATAACTGTCATCACTGCCAGCCCTGGAAAAAGATAATGATAACAAACTTAAAACCAGAGTAGTAATATTTTTCTTATCATAGTTGAACAATAGCATCGAAACTCGTTAGGTAAGTTGTCAGAGTTGAGAAAAGAAGTTTAACTGTTTCTCGTAGGACCCTAGTGAAGATTTACAAGTTACCTGATGCATTTCCCATGTGTTTAGTGTCTCTAAATCCAATGGTTACAGCAATGCAAAGGATCATGAGAATCCAATTGATCTCTGGAATATATATTTGACCGTGAATCTTGTCAGAAGTgtgaatgaccttgactcttgGAAAGCAACCAATCGACTGGCTTTGGTTTATGATAGAAAATGTTCCACTGATGATTGCTTGGCTTCCCACAACTGAAGCAAGAATAGCTACAACAAGAACTGGCCACCTTACAGATTCTGCATCCAAATTTTCTTTATAAGCATCACATCTTTCGTAATGAGTACATATATTAGTCACTACTCACAACAGAagtttgtaataaaaaaatatcatgtaGCGAGAATTCAAGTTTCGTTTCCTTTAATATCTACTATTGAATGCTACGAAAACATTAGTTTTAATTCATCTCATCTTGTCAAATATAACAGTACTCcataaaaaattgaagaatGAGCCTTACCAGGAACTGAGACATAAAAACTGATACTATGACTGGAGTGGTGATGATGTGATAAGTAAGCAGCTTGGCCCATGTATGCCAAAATAAGTGCTGGATAAACCAGAAAAGTGAAAGCAATCTGCAGCAGGAGTTGGAATCCCCTTGTTAGATTAAACATCCACTGAAAATGTATTTAAAACATGATAAAAAACTGTCATGACGGTGTTCAATTTTACCTGAATGGCCGTATATGAGAAATGTCCAAGATCAGCAAACATTGCCTCTGAGCCTGTAAAAGCACACGGCTTCATTAGTGgcatgtaaataaacacataaaaattaTATCTTGATAAAGGTCATTCAGAAGTTATCATACATGCCAAACAAACAATACAAAGAGCTCTGTTTTCTTTCCTAAGGAAAATAACTCCAAATATCATAAGTGCTCTCCTATTTTACCTGTTATGCACAATAGTATTCCACCTAAAGACATCCATCCACTTATCCTTGTCTTCTTCAAGAACTTGAACATGTAGTAAGGGGAAAGAGCTTGATAAACTTGTGGATTCCAGCGAAATATATTATACAAGCCGAGGGTGCTGATGCATAGAAGCCACGTCAACACAATTGGTGCAAAGAAGAATCCAACTCGGTGCGTGCCATAATGTTGAAGTGCAAATAGGCACACTAATATGAAGCAAGTTATTGGAATCACAGCATCTGGAATTCAGTCAGAGGGCGGAAGTTAAGAAAGCAAAGATGGCCAGCTAAAACTACATTGAATCTTCTATGCTATACACAAAAGCATaatgaaagataaatatttccTGAAAACAGATACTGATTGCTAAAGTTAATGCACAAATAATCTAGAAAATAAGAATCATTAATTATGGCACACTTGCTGAAGACAcatgatataactatttctacaCGAACGTTCCTTTGAAGGCTAAACAAATATGTGCCCCTCTCGCTTAATAATCTCGACTGTCATTCCTTTCTCCTCTAGGGAATTGAGATTAGTCTcattactaaaaaatatatatgatatttacAATATGACTCCAAAAAAGCTATTACTCTTGCTTTAGCACCTTGCAGATATCTTTCAGATCTTGGGTCTTCATATAACTGTCCACAAGGATGTTTTGACTGAGAATAGCAAATTCAGATATGAAACAGAGTACAAGCTGAGAAGCTTACACTGGTGGTGCTCCTTAGACATGGATAATTCAAGGCCAGAAACTGCTGAGAAAACTACAAAGAAGCAcatgcataattaattagttCTAAATAAAGAGAgaacaaatatttattatattgaaatgaaatCTACCTGAAATGGCAGGGGTGAGAAGCCCATCTCCAATTACCATACAAGTACCAAGAAGAACCAGAATCAGCACAGCTGTATGCAAGCCCTTGTACTTCTCCAGTATACTTTTCACCCTTGAACTGTTTTTACTTTCTGGTGTGTGTTCTAGTTTATATGTAGAAAGTGATTCATCAACAGCTTGTCGATTGGGTAAAAGACTCACTTTTGCATGCCTACATAAGAGTGAATACAGAGCAAAAGTACCACCTGAAAGAGCATTATTAATAAGAGGTTACATAACAAAtagaagaaaaatacaaatggaACTGACAAATATGTTGCTCAATCAGTGACTTACCCTCTCCATTATCATCAGCTCGGAGCACAATAAAGACATACTTGCAGAGAGGGACTAAAGTAAGAGTCCAGAAAACAAAAGATAGAACCCCATAAATCTCTTCGTTAGTGTCTGAGTGTTGAATGTCTTCTGCAAATGTGCTCTTGTAAACATACAGAGGAGAAATGCTTAGGTCCCCATATACCACACCAAGGCTTTGGTAAGCTAAGAGAAGGGTGTTCTTCCATGAACCCTGAAATgcagtttaaaaaaaaaaaagtaactctCTTGAGAAAACAGCTCAACCCCAGaaacaaataaaattgttaagatAATTATCCATTCCAGTGATATAAACAGAAACTTCAGAAGGGATTAGTTAActaatatgtattatatatatatagcagaTCCATGTAAATTGAACAGATGAAGAGAATTTTCAACCTTTGGACTGTTCCAACACTTTCTGTAGTTGAGATCCATTGTCCTCAACACTCAAATCTTCAAACTGAATTTCATCTGTGAACTGTTAAGACAGTAGTTACCTGCAGATCTGCATTGAGATAGGAGAACGTTCTATTGGTTATTTCAAACAGAATCAAAGATTTTCTACGTTAAACAAATGAATAAAATTCATTAAGAAATTTTCCCAAAAAACCTATCCAATTCTCTGCCTTAATCCCACAGATAGAGAAGACAAAAGGACACGTTTACCCATTTCTTTTATTAAAACCCACATGACATCCATACTTCTATCCTATTCCCATCCCCACCATATCTATAGAAAGTTGggcacataatttttttttttttaacaaaagtcACTCAAGAAAAAGTAAGCAGATTCCAAGTGGGCAATCCCTAAACTCaagtaaaattataaacataaaaCAACCAAAGCACCAACTACTTTAAAAATTATGGACTGTGGAGTCATAATTGCAACATTTGATCTCTTCTATAGTTTCTCTATACTAACCTCTTCTCAGTTTGTATGGCTGGAAGAACTAGGAAAAACTGAAACTTGGGTACACCTCTCAAATCTTCAATCTTCAATGAGACAAAGATGAaataagaaaaacaaaagaattTTTTTGCTTAACAGTGGGAGCTGAGGCAATCATGCACATGACAGAAAACTGAGAGAAAGATAACATTTTCTTTTCACAagaaaaagataacaaaaaaacAGGACAGGGGTTGAAAGGTGATGTCATAGAAATCAAAAAAGCACAGTCACGTGATTTGAAACGACAGTTACACACAATTCTACCATACTACCATACCATACCATACCAAACAAGAGACCACCCATTAAAAGCTGATTCCATCTCTCTCCCAATGGTGCATCATTATTATTAGATATATTCACATCCCACCAaccttttcattatttttttctttcatccTGTCACAACTCACAAATCTCAAACTCTCTCACATGATCATTTCACTATGTCGTTTCTCAATTCTAGTGGTAATTAAAACATATTCCATTTTTCCAAACTCCCTACCTAACTTTATTGAGCATTAATTCTATAGTCCCTATTATATCTATTGTTTTGTTGTCCTAGCAGGCGGTTATAATAAAGaactacaaaataaaaataaagtggtaaaacattattttcatgattGGTAACTTAGTCAAGAAAGTGGGAGAAGGGTTAAGTATTTTCTGAAAGAGCATTTATAGCGCACAAAGAAAACCTTTATAAATTGGTATTATATTAGGTTCATTCATTTCTTGCAATTAATCTAGAGCCAGCTTTTCCCATGTGAAGCAAAATGGTCGGTTTCAAAAGTTAAAACCTGCTCTGTTTCAAGCACCGAAATTTTATCCAACCTCTAATAAAACCCTTTTATTTGTGTAATGAAGCACAGTAATAAATTAACCCACTTTAGTCCTTTTTcccaaaaaaacaaagaaaaatccTGCTAAATTTTCACTCGACTTGAAAAAACAAACACTTTAGTATCAAAATGGTCCCATTATTCAATTCAATCACATCATTGTATTTGTAATCAAAAGTAGATCAAACCCACttgaaatgaaaataaataaataaaataaaataaagcgtACCTgcattaaaataaaacataagCAAGTTTTGACCGCTGTACTATTACTTTACTTCGTCTAATATTGGAAAAAGCTCTCAGATGAAATGTTGAAGTTGAACGATGAATCTCAAATGGGTTTTAGCTGAAAtaaggtttatttatttgagCTGGAGGAACAGTTTCACTTCATTTCATGGGTCCCTGAAACTCCATGAAacccattaccaactttaacgTGCCAAAAAAAGTAGAGCATTAAAATAGGGTTTTCCTGTGAAAAGAATCAAAACCCATTTTCCAATTAAGCTTTTGAGAATGGTGAACGGAGATTTTAGCTACAGCTCGGTGACCGGAGCGAAAAGGCAGTAAAATTTACTGTACCAACCGACAATAATGCCGAATGTATGAGTATGAGTATGACTATTtaaaaacgaaaaataaataataaactaataaaaattaaaagaaattaaaaatgtatatgtttataatttttacggtaattaaattttttcttttaaattttaacatgtaaaaaatcatgtatttttttgtgagtttcatttaaaattttttatctaattttattaaattttactattttaataattgtttatgtaATAAATTATACTCCCAAAACTTTAATATTTATCAAATCATATCCTTCAAacttcaaattaaaaattagataaaaatcctaatttttataataataatggtaAAAAATGGGAAAAGGGATTGTAATAAAGTGGAACATGGGTGGTAAGCCTTGTCACTTGTGATTTTTATTCGGCGAAGATTGCGAGGGAGGGGTACTTTTAACTTTTGTCTATTaagataaaattaaagaaattttaatatatgattaaataaataaaaactgaGTATTAGGAAGAATGTTTCGCATTTTCATCGGCGACAATAATGGACACTATTTTCAtgtactaattaattataatcataGTTTACATTATTATAAGTATACTATTTGAGAATATTAAGTGTTAAAAATACCCACATTTTGTGCACCAATTTAATACAAGCATTATACTATTATGGATGGAGTAGTCGTAGTCCTTATCTTTTAGATTTGTGAATCAAAGTATtcctataattaatataaataattgtttatgTTATACCCACTAGTTTAGCTCAACTGCTTTAGATGAGATTTGTATTGTAGTAGTGGGggcatttgtatatattttttttaaaaatatatatataaagatttgaGTTTctaatttagatatttattccaaaaaTATTATACCAAATTGTATCTTATTGCCATCTTATTAATATACTAAATTTGAGTTATGAAATGTTTcttataaaacaaataataatggataagtaggattttttttctttgaattttcatatatattaaatCATGCTCTTTGAATTTTTAAAGTCGTTTAAAACACCTCttaaactattaagattgttgaatttaaggacttttatctaattttagtaaaaaaattctaatattgatgaaagttcaggagcataatttagtacatgttaaaattcgaggggcatgatttagtagatatcaaagtctgagaagcatggtttaatacataaacaatcactgaaatagtaaaattgaatgaaattagacaaaagtccttaaatttgaccatctcaatagtttatggggaatttttaacacccaaaaaaatataaaagacataatttagtacatgctAAAGTTTAAGAgacaaaatcctaattagccaataataattataaatattcttaacaataaaaacaaaagtCAAGGTTTTACCAAATTTAGTACAGTTCTTTCGAATAAAGCTACAAattatgaataaaaaaaaactataaacaaTGAAGGGATTACTATCTCAGAAGACATACAAAAAATTAGCAAAGGAAGCAATAAGGCAAAAATGTTAAGCGAAAATTTGAAAACTAAACAAACTACTACAGATATTTAAATATCTAGCTCAAAACTAAAAGTAACAACTCAAATATATGTACCAcatccatttcaatatatatatagggaaatttgattttctatacttagaaaatcaaaaatttttttccctaaaccaaaaatttaaaacctaaaaaaactattcttttttttcaaaaccccaaaaatacccccctcacaatattctctctctctgcatcatctctctctccctctatctcacACCCGaaccccaacccctccgaccccaacGCCGAaaccccaacccctccgaccccaacgccgatcaccacccgaaccccaacccctccgaccccaaccccaacccgaaagagcaaccCCAGTCCGACCCCAACCCGTCCGACCgtctctgaaactttttttttttcctgcgatttgagagagggaggaagacagaggtctgatggtcggaccttggggtccgatgggtttgaccaatcggacccatcggaccccaaggtccgaccgtcttctaaatttttttttttctgcgatttgagagagagaggaagaaagaggtccgatggtcggaccccaaggtccgaccgtcttttaatttttttttttcctgcgatttgagagagagaggggaagagagaggtccgatggtcggaccttggggtccgatgggtccgattggtcggaccccatcggaccccatggtccgaccatcggacctggggtgtgggattcttgggaccggccgagatagagagagaaagagagatgctgtgagagtttgggggtatttttggggttttgaaaaaaaaaggtatagtttttttagggtttaaattattggtttaggaatcaaattttttgattttctaagtatagaaaatcaaatttccctatatatataaatattaagttaatattacgcatttaaatatatttttaatttttattttagttatatattttgagtggtataattaatttttttagatgTTATTCAATATAcagtattattttatattaaaaagaatatttaattaaaatattatttataaaaaagaaacataattcaaaaaattattgttagctatatttttagtttaacagtcatacttttaattttttttaaaaaatatcatatactttttttatagaattttttttggtaaatggaATAGTGATTCATTAAGAAATataaacatttattctattttattatttgaaataaaaaaacaataatataaatatacttttttGATATGTattatgaataaaaaatattagaaagaTATTTTTTTGCAATTTGAATTGTAATGTTTAAAAAACATTCTATGTTATTTATCTATATTTAGAGCACTCTCAATTGGTGCTTTATATATAAtagttaaaatataaaaaatttaaagaatgaTGCTAAATATTAGCTCCATCAGATAACGTAAATTCATCTACGGTATGTTGGAAATTTATAGGTGCTTCAATAGAAAGACCAAAGTCAAAATACAACTCAAATTGAAAAGTACAAGAACAATAATATTGATAAAATAATGTTACAACTCTAGACAAAAAACACACATAAGTACTATAGAAAAATAAGATGAAGAGAAGattataaaatacaatataaatagtagtatatatatagatgtgaGAACAATCTCAACAACACTAACACCAAGTGTCAAGTAGGGGAATCACAAAACTTGAACAAGgttttacacctttgtccaaaagcttatttccccctaccaCAAGCACTTAGGGAAGAAAGAAAATGGAAATAGCTTTCTGGAATTATCAAGCTTATAGTTTCTAGCAAGGTGCTCTCTTTGATAGAAACTCACAAAAAATATTGTCACTTTCAAGTGAAAGAAAaacctctatttatagtgtttgaAGATCacatattttgaaattcaaataaCCTACACCCAAGGGTTGTTACCATTTCTTAATGGGGTGTAAATGAGATTAAATGGGTAATTTGGAGGTTATGAGAGTTGTTAAAAACCATCCTTATAGGCAAAAAACGTTCAACAATTAAAGCTGAAAAaaacagtaactagttactagttaccaaATTTTTCAGCTTTTGCAAACAACTCTTCAAACCATTCCAAACCattgccactttattttatatcacttatacactttataaatgacaaaatttaatctccaacaactatatttgaattatggttttgaatttcaaaacaaTTAAGTTGTGTAACCACTCTTTACACACTTAATTAGTGATCATGTGGAAGTTACAAAATATGAGTAACTCCACCTCTAATGTTACaatttatgtgaatattattatatgtatgtaactctcaatcatattatatacattaatctcatattaatatataatatgtctcattttaatattttaatctatcttatattataacaatataatataacattcccccactagattaaaactTGTGACACACCAttgtaacattatttaatcaatcaaatattatatatcccccactttgattgaataaatcaaACACTTTTATAGAGATCTTGCTTAGATGCATAAAGTAAAATGtttttcgacttgaattttaccttagtgtagttaccacaaagtttgttgaaattttggttgccgtaacattgaaccactatccctttaatacaaaccggtgataacacacacatcttTGCTAGAGTTCACTTGAGACTTCATTTTAGATCGCTtgtgcaccgttaatggccatgtgcaacaTCCATTTCAtagactctctagagaataactcccaattctcataagaggcggcaccacctctagtccatataggtagAAATTAGTGTCTCACAAATTCTCTTTAGACACATCATTCTATTAAAAAACCTTTCGGTTTTAACCCTCTAAATTTTACCATTAGTACTCTTTCATAGATGGGACAAGTTGAGTACTACTttttcactctattgacttgttattacctattgaacttaagactagatttttactagtgttaagataggttaccatcaatgagtaaaactctaagggagtttaggtcccatccctcaaaatttcatgctttaatcttgtacggagattaagcgatttgttataaccacACACTTTTCGATTCCAAACGAATCTTGCTAGCCAAAATTAGTGACCATTTTTAcatgaccacttttctccttaagtatacttaagctttgaaaattaaatcacataagattaattttcacacttactctatttcttataaattttaataccaAGCATATTAAAATTATGCACTAACTTTAGACACTAAACATGTCTAAGTCTTACTCAAATTTTAGGCACCAAGCATGCCTAAATTTCACATGGCATCCATTCTTTTACTAAATTGACTTGATAAATATTGGATGTCATCCCCACACTTCCACACATTTAATAGATATGACtctattttatttctttcttcaAACAATTTTCTTTACACTATCATTGACACCAACCATGTCAAAATTTATAACCTTTGTACTCATAATCAATCGAACAAATTTTGATTAACTATTTGAGTCTTACCCCACATTTTCACTATTACTATCATATACATTAAATATGATATGTtacacatatattattattatacaataataatGTCTATAACTTTCATTCAAAAAATTGTAACTCCCACAACTTTATgctaataatgtatgttatacTATCATCTCATATATAACATACATAATATTAATGTTTAtcacaactatatatgttacatatctcacaTACATGTAACATATACACTTTAATATACATATCAATTTATCATAATCTATATCATCTtcacatgatatatatatatatatattgtatgcaTCTTatgctatatatattatatatgcatctcataaataaatattctcatcacaaatatatatcatgtattaCATGctcaacatatataatatatacatgctatatattatatatctcacatatatattAACATGCAATATACTCAAACTAATAGAATTATTTGTAAATTTGTTGTACACAATATTCTCATTCTCAAAATGATATACCAAACACATAGAGTAAAGTGAAAtgaactttatttatttatagcttCACAAGCATTATTTAAATATGTCAATACATAGACAATCATCTCACAAAATAATATAAGCATGACTATGCCATAATCACTTCCTCATCATCTATGGTATTAATCTCATTTTTCATTAGATCCTTACGATGCCTACAATCTCTTGCGTAGTGCCCAAATTTTCCACACACAAAACAATGGCCTCTCACTTCTTTGAATTGGCTATTGTCTTTTCTTGGACCCAAATATTTTCCACCacttttattattgttgttgcctTTGTGATGCTTGTTTGAGACCGCATTGGCCTTAGAAACCTCATCTTTAGGTTCTTTCACATTTCCCTTATCTCTCAATCTCGATTCCTCTTCGATTCGGATATGTTTTTGGATCTCTTCCAATGAATAATCCTCATTTTTATGGAGGATTCTTTTCCTATAGCCCTTCCAAGTTGGTGGCAACTTTGCCACAATTGCACCAACTTGGAATGCCTCGGGAAGCTCAATCTTGAGAACCCTTAACTTGTTCACAATGATTTGTAACTCATGGATTTGAGGAAGAAGATCTTTAGCATCactaaaagaaaattcaaaatattgtgaaattaaaaattttcttgTACCTTCTTCTTCCGCCTTGTATTTTGCTTCCAAAGCATTCCAAATCTCCTTCGCGGAATTAGTATTAGTGTAGAGATCATATAGCCTATCAGACAAGGCATTTAGAATATGACCTCTACATAGGAGATTGTCCTCCTCTCTCTTCCttctcttctccaccatctcgGGAGTGTCTTTCTCGGATTGAGCGGGTAGAGGCTCCAAAGTAGACTCAAGAATATATGCTATCTTGAGTGTGGTCAAGAGAAACCTCACTTTATCTTGCCACCTAGTAAAGTTGGATCCATCAAACCTATCCAACCT is a window from the Cannabis sativa cultivar Pink pepper isolate KNU-18-1 chromosome 1, ASM2916894v1, whole genome shotgun sequence genome containing:
- the LOC133030892 gene encoding potassium transporter 2 isoform X1, which translates into the protein MDLNYRKCWNSPKGSWKNTLLLAYQSLGVVYGDLSISPLYVYKSTFAEDIQHSDTNEEIYGVLSFVFWTLTLVPLCKYVFIVLRADDNGEGGTFALYSLLCRHAKVSLLPNRQAVDESLSTYKLEHTPESKNSSRVKSILEKYKGLHTAVLILVLLGTCMVIGDGLLTPAISVFSAVSGLELSMSKEHHQYAVIPITCFILVCLFALQHYGTHRVGFFFAPIVLTWLLCISTLGLYNIFRWNPQVYQALSPYYMFKFLKKTRISGWMSLGGILLCITGSEAMFADLGHFSYTAIQIAFTFLVYPALILAYMGQAAYLSHHHHSSHSISFYVSVPESVRWPVLVVAILASVVGSQAIISGTFSIINQSQSIGCFPRVKVIHTSDKIHGQIYIPEINWILMILCIAVTIGFRDTKHMGNASGLAVMTVMLVTTCLTSLVIILCWNKPPILAILFLLFFGSIELLYFSASLTKFTEGAWFPILLALFLMTIMFVWHYATIKKYEYDLHNKVSLEWLLALGPSLGIARVPGIGLVFTDLTSGIPANFSRFVTNLPAFHRILVFVCVKSVPVPFVTPAERYLVGRVGPAAHRSYRCIVRYGYRDVHQDIDSFETELVEKLADFIRYDWCQAHQDNSCSDDDAFRSNESSECRLAVIGTVAFSGAPTYEIEETVGPASVSVDFPTVESITEVIEMEAVGQNERRVRFAIDESSEADDSRREIEMQLQEELEDLYQAQQSGTAFILGHSHVQAKQGSSVFKKLAINFGYNFLRRNCRGPDVALKVPPVSLLEVGMVYIV
- the LOC133030892 gene encoding potassium transporter 2 isoform X2, translating into MGFSPLPFQFSQQFLALNYPCLRSTTSLYEDPRSERYLQDAVIPITCFILVCLFALQHYGTHRVGFFFAPIVLTWLLCISTLGLYNIFRWNPQVYQALSPYYMFKFLKKTRISGWMSLGGILLCITGSEAMFADLGHFSYTAIQIAFTFLVYPALILAYMGQAAYLSHHHHSSHSISFYVSVPESVRWPVLVVAILASVVGSQAIISGTFSIINQSQSIGCFPRVKVIHTSDKIHGQIYIPEINWILMILCIAVTIGFRDTKHMGNASGLAVMTVMLVTTCLTSLVIILCWNKPPILAILFLLFFGSIELLYFSASLTKFTEGAWFPILLALFLMTIMFVWHYATIKKYEYDLHNKVSLEWLLALGPSLGIARVPGIGLVFTDLTSGIPANFSRFVTNLPAFHRILVFVCVKSVPVPFVTPAERYLVGRVGPAAHRSYRCIVRYGYRDVHQDIDSFETELVEKLADFIRYDWCQAHQDNSCSDDDAFRSNESSECRLAVIGTVAFSGAPTYEIEETVGPASVSVDFPTVESITEVIEMEAVGQNERRVRFAIDESSEADDSRREIEMQLQEELEDLYQAQQSGTAFILGHSHVQAKQGSSVFKKLAINFGYNFLRRNCRGPDVALKVPPVSLLEVGMVYIV